In Sporosarcina sp. PTS2304, a genomic segment contains:
- a CDS encoding thiol-disulfide oxidoreductase DCC family protein, translating to MNRNRIVLFDGECNFCDASVQFIIKRDPYQHFSFASLQDDIGKKLRKEYHIPDDVDSLVLIENGKAYTKSGAALRIAKKLDGLWHLAFLFIIVPPSLRNRVYDYVAKNRYKWFGKKELSCMLPTPEERKRFIA from the coding sequence ATGAATAGAAATCGAATTGTATTATTTGACGGTGAATGTAACTTTTGTGATGCAAGTGTACAATTCATCATTAAACGTGATCCTTATCAGCACTTTTCTTTCGCTTCGTTACAAGATGATATCGGAAAAAAGCTCCGTAAAGAATATCATATTCCTGACGATGTAGATAGTCTAGTGTTAATCGAAAATGGCAAGGCTTATACGAAATCCGGTGCTGCGCTACGAATTGCGAAGAAGCTAGACGGACTTTGGCACTTAGCTTTTCTTTTTATTATTGTCCCCCCTAGTCTACGCAATCGCGTATATGATTACGTTGCCAAAAATCGTTATAAATGGTTCGGTAAGAAGGAGCTTTCTTGTATGTTGCCTACACCAGAAGAGCGGAAACGTTTTATCGCTTAA
- a CDS encoding DUF779 domain-containing protein yields MPDRVTATDEALALIELLKEKHGPLMFHQSGGCCDGSSPMCYEEGDLLIGDQDVLLGYIGDVPFYMMKSQYEYWKHTQLIIDVVDGRGGMFSLEGVEGKRFLTRSRAFSDEEYKQLSL; encoded by the coding sequence ATGCCAGATCGCGTAACGGCAACGGACGAAGCGCTAGCTCTAATTGAATTGCTGAAAGAAAAGCATGGTCCTTTAATGTTTCATCAATCAGGCGGTTGTTGTGACGGGTCTTCTCCTATGTGTTATGAAGAAGGCGATCTACTCATCGGTGACCAAGACGTTTTGCTAGGCTATATTGGCGATGTTCCTTTCTATATGATGAAAAGCCAGTACGAGTATTGGAAACATACGCAATTGATCATTGATGTAGTAGATGGCCGGGGGGGAATGTTTTCACTCGAAGGCGTCGAAGGTAAACGCTTCTTGACCCGGTCCCGCGCGTTTTCAGATGAAGAATACAAACAGTTAAGTCTATAA
- the adh gene encoding aldehyde dehydrogenase — MVQTSEHQVYANPNTEGAKVHFKERYENFIGGKWTAPVNGQYFDNPTPVTGKVFTQVARSTAEDIELALDAAHAAKDAWGKTSVTERSNILLKIADRLEENLEMLAIAETWENGKAVRETLNADLPLAIDHFRYFASAIRAQEGGVSQLDNDTVAYHFHEPLGVVGQIIPWNFPILMAVWKLAPALAAGNCVVLKPAEQTPASILVLVELIEDLLPAGVLNVVNGFGLEAGKPLASNPRISKIAFTGETTTGRMIMQYASQNLIPVTLELGGKSPNIFFEDVMAEDDAFLDKAIEGFVMFALNQGEVCTCPSRALIQESIYDKFMERALERVKAIKTGNPLDPTVMMGAQASTEQLEKILSYLDIGKQEGAECLVGGEQNMLDGDLKDGYYVKPTVFKGNNKMRIFQEEIFGPVVAVTTFKDKEEALEIANDTLYGLGSGVWTRDMNTAYRFGRGIQAGRVWTNCYHAYPAHSAFGGYKASGIGRENHLQMLAHYQQTKNMLVSYNESKQGFF; from the coding sequence ATGGTACAAACTTCAGAACATCAGGTGTATGCGAATCCGAATACAGAAGGTGCAAAGGTTCATTTTAAAGAACGCTACGAAAATTTCATCGGTGGCAAATGGACAGCGCCTGTGAATGGTCAATATTTTGATAACCCAACACCTGTGACAGGAAAAGTATTCACCCAAGTGGCACGTTCTACAGCAGAGGATATCGAACTCGCTCTTGACGCAGCACACGCAGCAAAAGATGCATGGGGCAAGACATCTGTAACAGAACGATCGAATATTCTATTGAAAATTGCAGATCGTTTAGAGGAAAACTTGGAAATGCTTGCGATTGCCGAAACGTGGGAAAATGGTAAAGCAGTTCGTGAAACATTGAATGCAGACTTGCCACTGGCGATTGATCACTTCCGCTATTTTGCTTCCGCTATCCGTGCGCAAGAAGGCGGCGTCAGCCAACTGGATAACGATACGGTAGCCTATCATTTCCACGAACCGTTAGGGGTAGTCGGTCAAATCATTCCTTGGAACTTCCCTATACTAATGGCAGTTTGGAAACTCGCACCGGCGCTCGCAGCAGGAAACTGTGTGGTATTGAAACCGGCAGAACAGACTCCAGCTTCTATTCTAGTATTGGTGGAGTTAATTGAAGATCTGCTTCCGGCGGGCGTGCTTAATGTTGTCAACGGCTTTGGTCTAGAAGCTGGAAAGCCACTAGCATCCAATCCGCGTATTAGTAAAATTGCCTTTACGGGAGAAACGACAACAGGGCGCATGATTATGCAATACGCATCACAAAATTTAATTCCTGTGACATTAGAACTTGGCGGGAAATCTCCGAATATTTTCTTTGAAGATGTTATGGCGGAAGACGACGCATTTTTGGATAAAGCCATTGAAGGATTTGTGATGTTTGCTTTAAACCAAGGGGAAGTATGTACATGTCCATCGCGTGCATTAATTCAAGAATCGATTTACGATAAATTTATGGAACGTGCACTGGAACGCGTAAAAGCGATCAAAACAGGCAACCCGCTAGATCCAACAGTTATGATGGGCGCCCAAGCATCTACAGAGCAATTGGAAAAGATCCTTTCTTATTTAGACATCGGTAAGCAAGAAGGTGCGGAATGTCTGGTAGGCGGGGAACAAAATATGCTCGATGGTGATTTAAAGGACGGTTATTACGTCAAGCCGACTGTATTTAAAGGAAATAATAAAATGCGTATTTTCCAGGAAGAGATTTTTGGGCCTGTCGTAGCGGTAACAACATTTAAAGACAAAGAAGAAGCGTTGGAAATCGCAAACGACACACTTTATGGATTGGGCTCTGGTGTTTGGACACGTGATATGAATACGGCTTATCGTTTTGGACGCGGTATTCAAGCAGGTCGTGTGTGGACAAACTGTTATCATGCATATCCTGCACACTCTGCATTCGGTGGCTATAAAGCATCCGGTATCGGAAGAGAGAATCACTTACAGATGTTGGCGCATTACCAGCAAACAAAAAATATGTTAGTGAGCTATAATGAAAGCAAGCAAGGATTCTTTTAA
- a CDS encoding endospore germination permease, which yields MKNSNSISVLHVIFLSMTVIGLKNHVTIIPSLLQDAGRDGWMSVLLATTVILPWLFLVLYIHKRSQRIHLGDWLTSVIGKVPSAIVRYTTSAFLLILAVFTMTETLEWINATFLSKTPIILLLVVYSLLCILVVTTNLQTIVIMNALVLFWVVILGFFVAFTNLQVKDYFLLMPFLEHGVLPVAKSAIYPGSGFVEIMLFLFIQHQVKDPFRWRHFAVMLFILVGLTIGPLIGAITEFGPNEASQQRYPAYEEWGLVAIGRYFEHLDFFSIYQWLTGGFIRISLLLYIAIDLLKITGNRKCIWQFIAPPFLFLSLSLLLLSDHLFLKIKGDYLLIITFFFLFTLTLFFGLVAFVSSRSSKKKR from the coding sequence TTGAAAAATTCAAATTCCATTAGTGTGCTACACGTTATCTTTTTATCGATGACAGTTATAGGGTTGAAAAATCATGTGACAATCATACCTTCACTTTTACAAGATGCAGGTAGGGATGGGTGGATGTCCGTCTTACTCGCTACTACCGTAATTCTACCATGGTTATTCCTCGTTCTTTATATTCATAAGCGATCGCAGCGAATTCATTTGGGAGATTGGCTAACTTCCGTCATCGGCAAGGTACCTTCTGCGATTGTTCGTTATACAACTAGTGCTTTTTTGCTTATTTTAGCTGTCTTTACGATGACTGAAACACTCGAATGGATTAATGCCACGTTTTTATCTAAAACACCCATTATTTTATTGCTGGTAGTTTACAGTCTTCTATGCATTTTGGTGGTAACGACAAATTTACAAACGATCGTAATAATGAATGCTTTGGTGTTATTCTGGGTCGTTATTTTGGGTTTCTTTGTGGCATTCACTAATTTGCAAGTAAAAGACTATTTCTTATTAATGCCCTTTTTAGAACATGGTGTGTTACCTGTTGCCAAGTCTGCTATCTATCCTGGCTCCGGTTTTGTGGAGATTATGCTCTTTCTCTTTATTCAACATCAAGTAAAGGATCCGTTTCGCTGGCGGCACTTCGCTGTCATGCTTTTTATTTTAGTCGGACTAACAATAGGACCGCTTATTGGCGCCATTACAGAGTTCGGTCCTAATGAAGCCTCACAACAACGGTACCCCGCCTACGAGGAATGGGGTCTCGTAGCGATTGGTCGGTATTTTGAACATCTAGACTTCTTTTCTATTTATCAATGGCTAACTGGTGGATTCATACGTATCAGCTTGTTGTTGTACATAGCGATAGATTTATTGAAAATAACCGGTAACCGAAAATGCATTTGGCAATTTATTGCCCCGCCCTTCTTGTTTTTAAGCTTATCTTTGCTGTTATTAAGTGACCATCTGTTTCTAAAAATTAAAGGGGACTATCTATTAATCATCACTTTTTTCTTCCTGTTTACACTTACTTTATTCTTTGGACTCGTTGCTTTTGTTTCCAGTAGATCTTCTAAAAAGAAAAGGTGA